From one Scophthalmus maximus strain ysfricsl-2021 chromosome 19, ASM2237912v1, whole genome shotgun sequence genomic stretch:
- the bmpr1ba gene encoding bone morphogenetic protein receptor type-1B: MPVQGERLKRCLSLCLWSWSPLLLLGLFSLHAQAHGNILDSMLLRASSKEAVESGKETSGSTAPALSSQRLLWCHCYHHCPEDSTNNTCRTDGYCFTMVEEEGGVPVQTAGCLGLVGSEFQCRESGNSRQRRSLECCTDQDYCNRDLHPTLPPLKPPLYVDGKIHHMALLISVTVCSIILGGIIFFCYFRYKRQESRPRYSIGLEQDETYIPPGESLKDLIEQSQSSGSGSGLPLLVQRTIAKQIQMVKQIGKGRYGEVWMGRWRGEKVAVKVFFTTEEASWFRETEIYQTVLMRHENILGFIAADIKGTGSWTQLYLITDYHENGSLYDYLKSTTLDNKAMLRLAYSSVSGLCHLHTEIFGTQGKPAIAHRDLKSKNILVKRNGTCCIADLGLAVKFISDTNEVDIPPNTRVGTKRYMPPEVLDETLNRSHFQSYIMADMYSFGLILWEIARRCVSGGILEEYQLPYHESVPTDPSYEDMREVVCIKRLRPSFPNRWTSDECLRQMGKLMTESWAHNPASRLTALRVKKTLAKMSESQDIKL, translated from the exons ATGCCAGTGCAGGGAGAAAGGCTGAAgcgctgtctgtctctctgtctctggagctggagtcctctgctgctgcttggaCTGTTCTCGCTTCACGCACAAGCACACG GCAACATATTGGACAGTATGCTGCTGAGAGCATCCAGTAAGGAGGCGGTGGAGAGTGGGAAGGAGACGAGTGGCAGCACGGCCCCGGCTCTGTCCTCCCAAAGACTCCTGTGGTGTCACTGCTATCACCACTGCCCGGAAGATTCAACCAACAACACGTGCAG GACTGATGGCTACTGTTTTAccatggtggaggaggagggaggtgtgcCGGTCCAGACTGCGGGTTGCCTCGGGCTGGTCGGGTCCGAGTTTCAGTGCAGG GAGTCAGGGAACTCTCGTCAAAGGAGATCGCTGGAGTGCTGCACAGACCAAGATTACTGCAACAGAGACCTGCACCCTACACTGCCGCCGCTCAAGCCTCCTC TGTATGTCGATGGAAAGATCCACCACATGGCGTTGTTGATCTCCGTCACTGTTTGCAGCATCATATTGGGTGGCATCATTTTCTTCTGCTACTTCAG GTATAAGCGTCAGGAGTCTCGTCCTCGGTACAGTATCGGTCTGGAGCAGGATGAGACCTACATTCCCCCTGGAGAATCTCTGAAGGACCTGATAGAGCAGTCTCAGAGCTCTGGCTCGGGCTCTGGCCTCCCTCTATTG GTCCAGAGAACAATAGCCAAGCAGATTCAGATGGTGAAGCAGATCGGCAAGGGGAGGTATGGAGAGGTGTGGATGGGCAGGTGGAGGGGAGAAAAGGTGgctgttaaagtttttttcaccACTGAAGAGGCCAGTTGGTTCAGAGAGACTGAAATCTACCAGACCGTCCTAATGAGGCATGAGAACATACTGG GTTTCATAGCTGCAGATATTAAAGGAACTGGCTCCTGGACTCAGCTCTACCTGATCACAGACTACCATGAAAATGGCTCCTTGTACGACTACCTCAAGTCAACCACTCTAGACAATAAAGCCATGCTGCGACTGGCCTACTCCTCTGTATCAGGACTGTGTCACCTCCACACGGAGATCTTTGGCACCCAGGGGAAACCTGCCATTGCTCACAGGGATCTGAAGAGTAAGAACATACTGGTGAAAAGAAATGGGACCTGCTGTATAGCTGACCTGGGACTGGCGGTCAAGTTCATCAG TGACACTAATGAGGTAGACATCCCTCCGAACACGAGAGTCGGTACAAAGCGCTACATGCCTCCAGAGGTTCTGGATGAGACTTTGAACAGAAGTCATTTCCAGTCGTACATCATGGCCGACATGTACAGCTTTGGGCTCATTCTCTGGGAGATCGCTCGGCGTTGTGTCTCAGGag GGATACTTGAGGAGTACCAGTTGCCGTACCACGAGTCAGTTCCCACTGACCCTTCATATGAAGACATGAGAGAGGTGGTCTGCATCAAGAGACTACGACCATCCTTTCCTAATCGATGGACCAGCGATGAG TGTTTGAGACAGATGGGGAAGCTGATGACAGAAAGCTGGGCCCACAACCCAGCCTCCCGCCTCACAGCCCTGCGGGTCAAAAAGACGCTTGCCAAGATGTCAGAGTCACAGGATATCAAGCTGTGA